From Ananas comosus cultivar F153 linkage group 2, ASM154086v1, whole genome shotgun sequence:
TGCTTCTTCTCAGAAGCTTTATACATACaggacttttttttgtttgatggaAATATTTCTAAGATTCTTTCCTTTAATCTCTTTAGTTAAACCTCCTCTTTTATACAATTGTCGACTTGTCGTTATATGGGCTGAACTTCAAACCTTGTCTCCTGCAACAAGTTTAGTCTATTGAGCTCGTGAACTTGATATAAAGCACAATGGTACATATTAGCAGTGTGTATGAGTGTTCTATATTTGTGTGTATTTGTATGTATATTCCagaagtttattttattttattgttcatttttttatataagatGGACAGAAGTAACttatttgtttctttatttgtttcttgttttgttatttactcatttataatttatgagttgCAATCTAACCTCTATGTCACACTTTTCTTCATATACTATGTTTGCTTTTGAAACCTAGAAAGTTTCCACACTTCTAAATTAACtacaaaatagatttttttttttttccgaaacaGTCAACATTTTTTTTAGTCTTTTGTTGAGAATTACCCAAAAGAATTAGATTTTATTCCATCAAAACGGGGCTTCGCTTATGCAAATTTAAACTGGCCAAGAAATTGGTCAATATTAATTCATTGCGGATATAATGTGTGGTAACATCATGTCTCTAATGATGCCATCTATATTTAGGTTCCTGTCTCAAATGGAGTAGAATCGTATTCTTTCCCTATATATGTTCCTTGGAGTGTGAGATTCTTGTTTTCAAGCAACATGCGGACACCTTGTAAGGCTATAGCAAAGTCAATTGTAAGTGTACTTTCTTGGTTTGTGTTTATCTGTATTTGGACGTGCACAGCATCTATTTGGTTGTTTGTTTTCACGTACACAGGGGTAAAaggatttattttatttagtgtaTCTGTATCAGGGTAAATGAAAAGTGCCTATTGTTGTCTTTTATCGAGTTTTATGTTATGATCTCTTCTCTGGTACATCATACTTCTGCAGGTTTATCTCCTGAAGCCTCAGGGTTCGGCTCAAGAATACTTTGAGAGATTAGCAAATCTATTAGAACAGTTTGGTTTCTGACCATTTACATCACTTTGTTATCTTCTCACAGTTTTATGCCGCCAGTAAGgaactaataattttattgcTGAATTTGTTTGCATTCTAGATATTACCATCCTTCTAATGAAGGTCACTGGACTGACTCATTGACGTACTTCTTGTGGCATTTAGTAATTACTTTCCAGAAACGCCTTCAGCATGAGCTGCAGTAAGACATTAATCTATAAGCTCTTTCAAAGAAACTCAAGCCCGGTAAACTTTCTGGATAGTTATTCATCTCATAAAAGTACTATGCAGTAACACAAATAATTGCATTCCGGAGGAATTTTGTTTGGGGAAGTTGGAACGAGCTTCTTTTGTGAATGTGGTACTAAAGTTGATTGCTCATGGTCAGTATAGCAAGGATGAGGATCTTTCTGATACAGTTACTTTCGTCACTTCAATTTTGTCATATGTGGAGCCTTCTTTGGTTCTTCCGTTCATCGCATCTAGGTTTGAGATGGCCTTACAAACAGTAAGTTCTTAATATTGTCtttctttgtttaatttattgatGATGGGTAAATTGATTTCTTCTTAAAACTTCAACACTTGCAATTAAATGATTGTGTTGTTGTACATCCTCAagaaatgacaaaaaaattGTTCTCATGACTGCTTTCTGTCTAAACAGATGACAGCAACTCACCAGTTGAAAACTGCTCTGACATCAGTTGCCTTTGCTGGTCGTGCAATTTTTCTTGTTTCCACTTTTGCCCAGACTGATAAGTGTGACACTGCTGATGTTTCGTTGGCTCTTGTACTTAACTCACTGTCCAATGCATTGCTTGGCATAGATGCCAATGATCCTCCAAAAACGCTAGCTTCCATGCAGTTGATTTGTTCCATATATTCGAGTGTAAGTGAGGATGCACTTGTTTCTACATGCACCATGATGAATGTTTACCCTAATGTTTTATTCGTACTTTCAGTTAACTATAATTGGAAGCAGTGATAGTGAGCCTGTATTCCAGCAAACTATCAGCTTATCTGAATGGTTGGATTGCTTCTTTTCTCGCTTATTTTCCCTGCTACGTCATGCAGAATCAACCGGTGTTATGTGAGTTCTTGCATTTAGACATTAGGGTTTCACTTATCTTTTGGTTAACTCTTCTTTCATATCTTTTCATAGTGTCTATCTGGATGTTGTAGCAATGATGTTCTCCCGAGTTCGACCATGGAAGAAACATTTCTTATTGAAGATGATCCTTACTACTTCTGCATGCTTGAAATTCTTCTTGGGAAGTTATCTAAAGTTCTTTTTAATCAGGTTTTATCTTAATTTCacactttttaatttatcatgGATATCAGTGTAATGCATTTAGGTTTTTATCATCCTTTTTCAAACTGTTCAGTCACTGGAGAAAATTTCCAAGTTCGTCAACACAAATATCCTTCCAGGAGCTACAAAGGAGGTTGGACTTCTCTGTTGTGCCTGTGTAAAATCTAAGCCAGAAGAGGCTGCAACCTACCTTATTAAACCGATATTGGAGACCATAACCTCGTCCTTGAGAGGGACACCTATTTCAGGTTTGTGGGGAAGCACCACATCTGATACTTCATCTTTTGCAAAGGTATGTTCTGCAACCTGGCATGAGTTATCTCCATTTCCGGTGATTATCTTTGAACAGTGCAATATCTATGCAGGCTGCTCTTTCACCAACTCTGGAAATTGTCGCAGAATACCTTCTAAAAGTTTTAGCCAGAGCCATTAGATTTGCAGGAACTGTGCTACTTCATTACCGGGAGGAACTAAAAGAAGCAATTGCACTTGCATTTCAGGCTCCTTCGTGGAAGGTTCTTGAGCTTGGTTATTATTTTGCTGTAGCCAGTTAATCTTCAGTTTACATAACTTTTTCCCCCCTTCTTATAACTccttttttagggttttttctGAGATGGTTTTGTAATGATAGGTTAATGTAGCTGGTGGTCACGTTCTTTGCTCTCTTCTTGGTAGCTTGGTGCTCTATTACCCAGTCAATCAGTTCATGTATGTAGGCTACTAATTTTCATTCTCATAGCTTGTTGGGCATTCATTACCTTAGATACTGTGCTAGTGGATGTCATTTTTGCACTCTGATAAGAATATTTTGGCTTTCTAGGCCTTTACTTTGTCAGCCTGCTAGTGCTGCTTTTGAACCATGGGGATGCTCAAAAGATTACAATGTTGGAAGAAATGAACCACTTAATCTCCCCCCAAAATGGCATATTTCTAGTCAAGATGAGCTCTCTTTTGCAAATGAACTCTTAGAGCTTCATTTTCAGTCTGCTTTGGATGATCTTTCTAGGATTTGTGAGACAAGAATCCATACTAATGCAGGTGAATATGCCATGAGATTTTTAGCAGCTCTGTTATCAGATGATTTTACATTCTTGAAAAGTTTCTGCTCCATATATTCTATAAAGCCACAGGTGTTGATGGGCTGTCCTTTTTTAATTGACTGGCAGCCGGGTACTCCATAGCCTTAATTAAATTAGACATCAGTTATGTATTTGCCAAATGGACTAGGGTAGATCTTTGAGACTCGCCATCTAATATTTTGATGATATGGCTGTTTTGGAAATGTAAAGGATCTAGAGCTTTCATCTTTTCCTTGTACCAAACTTTTGCCATATTTTAACGAGTCCAGTCAAATCAATCTGTTTCATCTATtgttttattgtaatttatagGCTCTTTCTCTGCTTCTTTTTCATCACTTAAGATTATCAATGATCACTTTTGTTATTGTAGAAATGCATTTTATCAACAAATGTCTTCTTTTACATTTGATATTGCAGGAACTGAGAAGGAACACTTGAAAATCACGCTGTTGCGCATTAAATCTTCACTACAGGGTGTAATGTCATGCTTGCCAGATATGCGCCCATGCGACAAAAGAACTGGCGTCATAACTGTGGAGCATAGTTACTTTGTAATTGCTGGGGCAGTTGGTTCCTCTGTTGGTAGTCCAGAATTACGGGAAAGAGCTGCTAATATTATACACCAGTCTTGCAAGTAGTGTAAATGTTTGATGGTGCTTCTTTAAGATGATATACTCTCTCGATTAGTCTTGGTTAGTCTTGATTAGTCTCATTAGATGCATCATATTTGACAGGTTTTTACTGGAACAAAGAGCTGATGACAGCATTCTTCTCATCCTTATTATACGTGTCATAGATGCATTGGGGAATTTTGGTATGGACACTTCACCTAATGAATCATATTCTCAAAGTTTTTTAATATGGCTTTCTTATGGTATTTATGTAGGAAGCTTTGAATATGAAGAATGGCTAGACTACATTCAAGACCACAATCTAAATTCTGCTGTCATTACTGAGCCGCCATGTAATTTCATTGTTTCTTCTCATGCTCAAGGGAAAAAATGGTGAGGCCCTTTTTCACACACaaacacatatatatgtatgcatgtttGCATGTATGCCGGTGATTCTATTTTAGCTAGAGCTCACAATACTATAATTTCTGCTGTGAGAGATTTCTCTGTTTTTGCAGGCCCAGGTGGGCGTTTGTTGACAAATCATACATGCACAACATGTGGCGATCTTCACAGTCATCTTATCACAAATTTTGTTTAGATTCTGACATTGTCCCATCTCAGAATATGAATCTCCTGATGGAGAACCTTCTGGATCTCGCATTGCACAGCTATGAAAGAGTTCGCTTGTGAGTTTtcaataggtaaaaatgtatggagaatCCCCTCAACAACTGGACATTTTAAAATAGGCCCccaacctcttttttttttcttggttggACACCCTGTCAACTTTTGGTTAATTTGATTGGAGTTATTATAGTCATTTAGGAATTGtgtttaaattttacattttcttGTTGGCAAATTAGTCATTAACTATAAATAGAATCTGCAATTTTTGTTTGCCAAAGAAGGTTAGAGCAGCTAATTTAATTGAGTCACCACTAAGTCAACAAAATTCCCAATTTAGCTTACACTATAATACCTCAAATCAAAGAAACCAAATTGAGTGGGTGCAATTAGGAAACTAAAGTGTGGGATCTATTTAAAATGGCATATACTTGAGGTCCCTCCATACAATATTACCTTTCCAACTGCAGCTGTTTTGCCTTCTAAAGATATTATTGTTAAATTTGTCGTCTTTATAAATTATAACTCCATTATAGCTCAGACGTTTCTCAAATAAATATACATTACATGAAAAATCTTGATAAGTTCAGTTTGAACTACTGCAAGTCTCAATCAGCACTGCAAAGGGAGATTTGTTGTTATATGATGCTGAAACGTTcactataaatttaataaagcaTTTTTCAGTTTCTCTTTTGCTGTAACTTTTCCGAGTAACACAAAACTGTTTATTTTACTTTAGGCTTGCTGGAAGATCTCTTTCACGGATGCTTAAACGATGCCCATCATTCATTGCTAGTTCTGTTCTCACATTGATTGGGAACTTAAATGATCCAAAGGTTCCAGAACATGTAGTTCTAGGTTCTTGCAGACTTCTCGAAAAACAGAATTTTCTTAATCACTTGACAATGGTAATTACTATTCAACAACATATTGGTATAGTCTATTCTATATATGTTCCTTTAATGACGTCTTTCTTTTATTAGGAGGATGCTAAACTGTTCCCTTCGTTTATCCAGAGTCTTTTGGCAAGGTAACTAGTTAAACTACTTTGATTTTTTTCAGTTACCATTTGTCATAAATCATACATTATTGCTACCTGAAGTTTGCTACTAACTTGGTTCGTGTCGATTTGAAGCTCCCATTTCGAATCACTGAAGGCTCAAAAAGCTGTTATTAAGGTATCTATGAAAGTTAAGTATATATGGAatgtgaaaagaaaattttactaattttttgcTTGTTTGACTGTAACAGCTGTTCTTAGCATTTAACAAGCACTTTTCGGTGATATCAAGGAGCTTTTTCAAGACTTCAGATGCTCAATCACGTGATTCAAGAATTGCAGATTTGGTTTCTCAGATCAGTTTGCTGAGTTCTGGCACAACTGGACGACATTGGCGGTACTCTCTGTTGTCCCTTGTTAAACTGGCCTAATAGCTTTCATGTCAAGTTCCTCTTATGTAATTTTGCTATGAGAATTTGGATATTGCTTTTGAGATTCTATCCTGTTGTAGATGTTTCATGTTTCTTACTTCTTTCGGaaccttttcatttttcttttgtgGCCTAGCTGACTCAATATTGTTGGGGAAGACCCACGGAGGAAGAACTCGATGTTCTACATGAAGTGTAATCTTGCATATGTTTTGTAATGTTATGTTTATCTGAAattaattcagataaattttgtagGTATAATTTGATGGCCAACAGAGTACTGCTCTTGCTAACTTTATCTTCTAGGAATCATTCATCTTTGACCTCAAATATGCTCGGGGAAGCTGTTGGTGAGTGTACATCTAGCTACTAATGAAAGAGTTCTAGTTTGATAAGTGTCTTGCAGCTTTCTATTCCCAAATATTTGAACTTAAATAGGATTCTGGTTATCTGATGTCAGGACATTTTTTGAGGGATTTGAAAAGTAAGCTTCCTCATTCAAGGATACTTGCAATCTCTGCATTGAATGCCCTGTTAGAAGGAACACGATGTCAAGATTCAAGTCAGGATGAGCAGTTTTACTTTTACCATAACAAACAACTTGGTAATTCATCCATTGGAAGAATATTGAATCAGATAATACAGGAGGAGGGACTCTTAAGTGAGGCACTAAACAGTCTCTCCCTTTTACATATTGATGATGATAGTGAGACTTCTGCTTCTAAAGGATATATAGAATCTTCGTTCTTTCAGAGTGTGACTGATGAAGAACTAACTTCATTCTACTTTGACTTCCTGGCACAATGGCCACGTACCCCATGTTGGATACCTTTTCCAGGAGTTGATAAATTTCACCCCAACTTTGCAAGAATATTTCAGCGGCTTGCACAAGAATGTGGAACACCAATTTTGCATGCTCTTATGAATATCATAGAACAATTTTCTAGTGCGAAAGAGAGATCAAAGCAGTCAGTTGCTGCTGAAGTCTTGGCTGGGATACTTCACTCAGATGTTAGTGGTCTTCCTGGAGCGTGGGATAGTTGGATGATGCTTCAGCTGCAGAAAATTATGGTAGCACCATCTTTGGAATCAATTCCAGAATGGGCATCTTGTATTCAATATGCAGTcacaggaaaaggaaaaaatggcACCCAAATTCCTGTTTTAAGGCAgagaatttttaattgtttagaaaaaacttcagcTCAATCTGCCTCAACCAGTGCAATAGTGGCTAGGAGGTATTTTTTCCTTTCAGTTGCACTTACTGAAATCTCTCCACCTACAATGCCTGTTGAAGAGTTCCAATACCACAAAGAACTTCTCAAGGAATTGCTTTGTAATATGAGCCATTCATCTGCCAAGGTATATGTTATTTTACAATTTCTTTTCCATTTAACAGCATTTATACTGATTCTCCTTCTATTGTTGCAAATTTATGTGGTAGATGGAGTCATTCGTGTCAatttattttgtcttttttgtaATTGTGAGTTTGCTTTTGATTTCGAAATAAAAACtttgaatataattatattgttaTTCACATTATGACATTAGAATTGCTGTTAGAGTGGCGATGGACTTGTAAGAGTGGCAATGGACTTGGTGGGGCAGCCAGTCCTTGTAACTGACCATGAGAGAAATTTGGGCCTGATACCAGCCTCATGCCCTCTACAGGTTAAAATACATCGACCTATTTACAGATCTCTGTCTCCATCCTGCCACATATTCCTGTCTATCGTCCAACTTGCTCCACTACCCTACATCACCCAGCTCACAACCATTGGATTTGTAGAGTACTTAGAATTTTAATACCCTAATTATAGATCTTTATTTGGAGTGAGACGTTTTCCGTGCCCCTTTTAGCTTGCCCAAAAATCTACCGTATATACTAAGTCATCCCTATTGCCAGGGTCCAAAATGGGATAAACCCAGTCATGAAATGCTTTGGCCTAGTCTCAGCCTACATCATCAAATTGAGAGCTAATGGAACACACTGATTCTTTCAACTCAATGGATCTTAGTACAATTTTCTATGTAGATATAAAAATGTAGCTATTTTTATTGGTAGAACTACAAATAAATGTGACTGTATGTGCTTACTCCATTTTCTTGTCTTTGGTAATTTAATTTACTGCAAAATCGTCTAGGCTGATGTTGACTGTTATTATTAGCTCATCAATGTCTACATTAGTGCTGTAGACAAGCTGGCCATGCATTTTGTATTAACCTTGAGACATCTTATTCACATGTCCTTCTTTATATATCAAGAAATAGTTTACTTCTTTACAACATGCAATTAGGTCTAGTGGTCTGCAAATTCATTTGTTATACATATCTTGAACAAGTTTATCTGGATATAGTTCTGTGACTTATGAAACGAATTGGTATAATTTCATGTTACGAATTTGTTAGATTATTCCATATTGTCAAACAAGTTTCTAGAGGAATCTTGGAAATTGGGCTCATGAATTTAAGAATAAATGATTGTCccaaaatttttctcttttcatttttaaatccagaaataataaataatattcgaAGTAAATCAAAGTTA
This genomic window contains:
- the LOC109725088 gene encoding proteasome activator subunit 4-like isoform X2; protein product: MHLYNAWLPPMVAEETKKEAESFASVVRSVKGSWRPDDPNSVYDTLKWIPIIDLFLKAKSDISPGDVKNLVEFGLELFHASQGKLYPQVMWGRILITLLKKHGKRLSIDIHWRPFYDNLMLTHFKRNTGPEGWRLKQKHIETVTSLVQSCRKFFPAGSSSEIWSEFRPFLDNPWHYSAFEGSGFLRLFLTMNSENQNYFTGDWVEKSLNIWDSMPNCQFWDIQWASIIARCIKNCKSIDWEGFLPTLFTKYLNMFEVPVSNGVESYSFPIYVPWSVRFLFSSNMRTPCKAIAKSIVYLLKPQGSAQEYFERLANLLEQYYHPSNEGHWTDSLTYFLWHLVITFQKRLQHELHNTNNCIPEEFCLGKLERASFVNVVLKLIAHGQYSKDEDLSDTVTFVTSILSYVEPSLVLPFIASRFEMALQTMTATHQLKTALTSVAFAGRAIFLVSTFAQTDKCDTADVSLALVLNSLSNALLGIDANDPPKTLASMQLICSIYSSLTIIGSSDSEPVFQQTISLSEWLDCFFSRLFSLLRHAESTGVINDVLPSSTMEETFLIEDDPYYFCMLEILLGKLSKVLFNQSLEKISKFVNTNILPGATKEVGLLCCACVKSKPEEAATYLIKPILETITSSLRGTPISGLWGSTTSDTSSFAKAALSPTLEIVAEYLLKVLARAIRFAGTVLLHYREELKEVNVAGGHVLCSLLGSLVLYYPVNQFMPLLCQPASAAFEPWGCSKDYNVGRNEPLNLPPKWHISSQDELSFANELLELHFQSALDDLSRICETRIHTNAGTEKEHLKITLLRIKSSLQGVMSCLPDMRPCDKRTGVITVEHSYFVIAGAVGSSVGSPELRERAANIIHQSCKFLLEQRADDSILLILIIRVIDALGNFGSFEYEEWLDYIQDHNLNSAVITEPPCNFIVSSHAQGKKWPRWAFVDKSYMHNMWRSSQSSYHKFCLDSDIVPSQNMNLLMENLLDLALHSYERVRLLAGRSLSRMLKRCPSFIASSVLTLIGNLNDPKVPEHVVLGSCRLLEKQNFLNHLTMEDAKLFPSFIQSLLASSHFESLKAQKAVIKLFLAFNKHFSVISRSFFKTSDAQSRDSRIADLVSQISLLSSGTTGRHWRYNLMANRVLLLLTLSSRNHSSLTSNMLGEAVGHFLRDLKSKLPHSRILAISALNALLEGTRCQDSSQDEQFYFYHNKQLGNSSIGRILNQIIQEEGLLSEALNSLSLLHIDDDSETSASKGYIESSFFQSVTDEELTSFYFDFLAQWPRTPCWIPFPGVDKFHPNFARIFQRLAQECGTPILHALMNIIEQFSSAKERSKQSVAAEVLAGILHSDVSGLPGAWDSWMMLQLQKIMVAPSLESIPEWASCIQYAVTGKGKNGTQIPVLRQRIFNCLEKTSAQSASTSAIVARRYFFLSVALTEISPPTMPVEEFQYHKELLKELLCNMSHSSAKVRESVGTTLSIICSNMRLFALFGDKHLKEAAEDINMVEPPEKENWAKILMEGTFELSKNIIANLHTKANSDSSHGIMNTAVEADIRRMETIFHFIISSLKSGRSSFLLDILVGNLYPILSLQDISNKDLSALAKAAFKLLSWRILPRPFLERFVSVILSSINDSNWRTRYESITFLGIFMYRHTFTLSRLEKSQIWQNIEKLLVDKQVEVREHAALILASLMKGGDRDLYREFRDRSYAKAQSVMQKGKPRKTSHHSVASIHGVVLALAASILSVPYDMPSWLPNHVTLLAQFVDEPYPTRSTVTKTVAEFRRTHADTWDIQKHVFTEEQLEVLADTSFSFSYFA
- the LOC109725088 gene encoding proteasome activator subunit 4-like isoform X8 encodes the protein MHLYNAWLPPMVAEETKKEAESFASVVRSVKGSWRPDDPNSVYDTLKWIPIIDLFLKAKSDISPGDVKNLVEFGLELFHASQGKLYPQVMWGRILITLLKKHGKRLSIDIHWRPFYDNLMLTHFKRNTGPEGWRLKQKHIETVTSLVQSCRKFFPAGSSSEIWSEFRPFLDNPWHYSAFEGSGFLRLFLTMNSENQNYFTGDWVEKSLNIWDSMPNCQFWDIQWASIIARCIKNCKSIDWEGFLPTLFTKYLNMFEVPVSNGVESYSFPIYVPWSVRFLFSSNMRTPCKAIAKSIVYLLKPQGSAQEYFERLANLLEQYYHPSNEGHWTDSLTYFLWHLVITFQKRLQHELHNTNNCIPEEFCLGKLERASFVNVVLKLIAHGQYSKDEDLSDTVTFVTSILSYVEPSLVLPFIASRFEMALQTMTATHQLKTALTSVAFAGRAIFLVSTFAQTDKCDTADVSLALVLNSLSNALLGIDANDPPKTLASMQLICSIYSSLTIIGSSDSEPVFQQTISLSEWLDCFFSRLFSLLRHAESTGVINDVLPSSTMEETFLIEDDPYYFCMLEILLGKLSKVLFNQSLEKISKFVNTNILPGATKEVGLLCCACVKSKPEEAATYLIKPILETITSSLRGTPISGLWGSTTSDTSSFAKAALSPTLEIVAEYLLKVLARAIRFAGTVLLHYREELKEAIALAFQAPSWKVNVAGGHVLCSLLGSLVLYYPVNQFMPLLCQPASAAFEPWGCSKDYNVGRNEPLNLPPKWHISSQDELSFANELLELHFQSALDDLSRICETRIHTNAGTEKEHLKITLLRIKSSLQGVMSCLPDMRPCDKRTGVITVEHSYFVIAGAVGSSVGSPELRERAANIIHQSCKFLLEQRADDSILLILIIRVIDALGNFGSFEYEEWLDYIQDHNLNSAVITEPPCNFIVSSHAQGKKWPRWAFVDKSYMHNMWRSSQSSYHKFCLDSDIVPSQNMNLLMENLLDLALHSYERVRLLAGRSLSRMLKRCPSFIASSVLTLIGNLNDPKVPEHVVLGSCRLLEKQNFLNHLTMEDAKLFPSFIQSLLASSHFESLKAQKAVIKLFLAFNKHFSVISRSFFKTSDAQSRDSRIADLVSQISLLSSGTTGRHWRYNLMANRVLLLLTLSSRNHSSLTSNMLGEAVGHFLRDLKSKLPHSRILAISALNALLEGTRCQDSSQDEQFYFYHNKQLGNSSIGRILNQIIQEEGLLSEALNSLSLLHIDDDSETSASKGYIESSFFQSVTDEELTSFYFDFLAQWPRTPCWIPFPGVDKFHPNFARIFQRLAQECGTPILHALMNIIEQFSSAKERSKQSVAAEVLAGILHSDVSGLPGAWDSWMMLQLQKIMVAPSLESIPEWASCIQYAVTGKGKNGTQIPVLRQRIFNCLEKTSAQSASTSAIVARRYFFLSVALTEISPPTMPVEEFQYHKELLKELLCNMSHSSAKGICWYYTIYNMFKHASFCIIWG
- the LOC109725088 gene encoding proteasome activator subunit 4-like isoform X4 translates to MHLYNAWLPPMVAEETKKEAESFASVVRSVKGSWRPDDPNSVYDTLKWIPIIDLFLKAKSDISPGDVKNLVEFGLELFHASQGKLYPQVMWGRILITLLKKHGKRLSIDIHWRPFYDNLMLTHFKRNTGPEGWRLKQKHIETVTSLVQSCRKFFPAGSSSEIWSEFRPFLDNPWHYSAFEGSGFLRLFLTMNSENQNYFTGDWVEKSLNIWDSMPNCQFWDIQWASIIARCIKNCKSIDWEGFLPTLFTKYLNMFEVPVSNGVESYSFPIYVPWSVRFLFSSNMRTPCKAIAKSIVYLLKPQGSAQEYFERLANLLEQYYHPSNEGHWTDSLTYFLWHLVITFQKRLQHELHNTNNCIPEEFCLGKLERASFVNVVLKLIAHGQYSKDEDLSDTVTFVTSILSYVEPSLVLPFIASRFEMALQTMTATHQLKTALTSVAFAGRAIFLVSTFAQTDKCDTADVSLALVLNSLSNALLGIDANDPPKTLASMQLICSIYSSLTIIGSSDSEPVFQQTISLSEWLDCFFSRLFSLLRHAESTGVINDVLPSSTMEETFLIEDDPYYFCMLEILLGKLSKVLFNQSLEKISKFVNTNILPGATKEVGLLCCACVKSKPEEAATYLIKPILETITSSLRGTPISGLWGSTTSDTSSFAKAALSPTLEIVAEYLLKVLARAIRFAGTVLLHYREELKEAIALAFQAPSWKVNVAGGHVLCSLLGSLVLYYPVNQFMPLLCQPASAAFEPWGCSKDYNSALDDLSRICETRIHTNAGTEKEHLKITLLRIKSSLQGVMSCLPDMRPCDKRTGVITVEHSYFVIAGAVGSSVGSPELRERAANIIHQSCKFLLEQRADDSILLILIIRVIDALGNFGSFEYEEWLDYIQDHNLNSAVITEPPCNFIVSSHAQGKKWPRWAFVDKSYMHNMWRSSQSSYHKFCLDSDIVPSQNMNLLMENLLDLALHSYERVRLLAGRSLSRMLKRCPSFIASSVLTLIGNLNDPKVPEHVVLGSCRLLEKQNFLNHLTMEDAKLFPSFIQSLLASSHFESLKAQKAVIKLFLAFNKHFSVISRSFFKTSDAQSRDSRIADLVSQISLLSSGTTGRHWRYNLMANRVLLLLTLSSRNHSSLTSNMLGEAVGHFLRDLKSKLPHSRILAISALNALLEGTRCQDSSQDEQFYFYHNKQLGNSSIGRILNQIIQEEGLLSEALNSLSLLHIDDDSETSASKGYIESSFFQSVTDEELTSFYFDFLAQWPRTPCWIPFPGVDKFHPNFARIFQRLAQECGTPILHALMNIIEQFSSAKERSKQSVAAEVLAGILHSDVSGLPGAWDSWMMLQLQKIMVAPSLESIPEWASCIQYAVTGKGKNGTQIPVLRQRIFNCLEKTSAQSASTSAIVARRYFFLSVALTEISPPTMPVEEFQYHKELLKELLCNMSHSSAKVRESVGTTLSIICSNMRLFALFGDKHLKEAAEDINMVEPPEKENWAKILMEGTFELSKNIIANLHTKANSDSSHGIMNTAVEADIRRMETIFHFIISSLKSGRSSFLLDILVGNLYPILSLQDISNKDLSALAKAAFKLLSWRILPRPFLERFVSVILSSINDSNWRTRYESITFLGIFMYRHTFTLSRLEKSQIWQNIEKLLVDKQVEVREHAALILASLMKGGDRDLYREFRDRSYAKAQSVMQKGKPRKTSHHSVASIHGVVLALAASILSVPYDMPSWLPNHVTLLAQFVDEPYPTRSTVTKTVAEFRRTHADTWDIQKHVFTEEQLEVLADTSFSFSYFA
- the LOC109725088 gene encoding proteasome activator subunit 4-like isoform X7; this translates as MVGIQAFFGQSMALLSFRRFWVSKAVSYHELGESELLYRVPVSNGVESYSFPIYVPWSVRFLFSSNMRTPCKAIAKSIVYLLKPQGSAQEYFERLANLLEQYYHPSNEGHWTDSLTYFLWHLVITFQKRLQHELHNTNNCIPEEFCLGKLERASFVNVVLKLIAHGQYSKDEDLSDTVTFVTSILSYVEPSLVLPFIASRFEMALQTMTATHQLKTALTSVAFAGRAIFLVSTFAQTDKCDTADVSLALVLNSLSNALLGIDANDPPKTLASMQLICSIYSSLTIIGSSDSEPVFQQTISLSEWLDCFFSRLFSLLRHAESTGVINDVLPSSTMEETFLIEDDPYYFCMLEILLGKLSKVLFNQSLEKISKFVNTNILPGATKEVGLLCCACVKSKPEEAATYLIKPILETITSSLRGTPISGLWGSTTSDTSSFAKAALSPTLEIVAEYLLKVLARAIRFAGTVLLHYREELKEAIALAFQAPSWKVNVAGGHVLCSLLGSLVLYYPVNQFMPLLCQPASAAFEPWGCSKDYNVGRNEPLNLPPKWHISSQDELSFANELLELHFQSALDDLSRICETRIHTNAGTEKEHLKITLLRIKSSLQGVMSCLPDMRPCDKRTGVITVEHSYFVIAGAVGSSVGSPELRERAANIIHQSCKFLLEQRADDSILLILIIRVIDALGNFGSFEYEEWLDYIQDHNLNSAVITEPPCNFIVSSHAQGKKWPRWAFVDKSYMHNMWRSSQSSYHKFCLDSDIVPSQNMNLLMENLLDLALHSYERVRLLAGRSLSRMLKRCPSFIASSVLTLIGNLNDPKVPEHVVLGSCRLLEKQNFLNHLTMEDAKLFPSFIQSLLASSHFESLKAQKAVIKLFLAFNKHFSVISRSFFKTSDAQSRDSRIADLVSQISLLSSGTTGRHWRYNLMANRVLLLLTLSSRNHSSLTSNMLGEAVGHFLRDLKSKLPHSRILAISALNALLEGTRCQDSSQDEQFYFYHNKQLGNSSIGRILNQIIQEEGLLSEALNSLSLLHIDDDSETSASKGYIESSFFQSVTDEELTSFYFDFLAQWPRTPCWIPFPGVDKFHPNFARIFQRLAQECGTPILHALMNIIEQFSSAKERSKQSVAAEVLAGILHSDVSGLPGAWDSWMMLQLQKIMVAPSLESIPEWASCIQYAVTGKGKNGTQIPVLRQRIFNCLEKTSAQSASTSAIVARRYFFLSVALTEISPPTMPVEEFQYHKELLKELLCNMSHSSAKVRESVGTTLSIICSNMRLFALFGDKHLKEAAEDINMVEPPEKENWAKILMEGTFELSKNIIANLHTKANSDSSHGIMNTAVEADIRRMETIFHFIISSLKSGRSSFLLDILVGNLYPILSLQDISNKDLSALAKAAFKLLSWRILPRPFLERFVSVILSSINDSNWRTRYESITFLGIFMYRHTFTLSRLEKSQIWQNIEKLLVDKQVEVREHAALILASLMKGGDRDLYREFRDRSYAKAQSVMQKGKPRKTSHHSVASIHGVVLALAASILSVPYDMPSWLPNHVTLLAQFVDEPYPTRSTVTKTVAEFRRTHADTWDIQKHVFTEEQLEVLADTSFSFSYFA